Within Hydractinia symbiolongicarpus strain clone_291-10 chromosome 11, HSymV2.1, whole genome shotgun sequence, the genomic segment atcttttctatcaaaattaaagtttcaatctttgttaaaatataattatttctatcgcttaaaagctttatttaaccggcgcaaccaacaatgccttcttgctagtttatttagtttccacgcaaaacttttatttaataaaactattaatcaatggctcttcgtgtcacattgatagagttgataacatttgcaattatgctattgggaatagttatgttaacactatttatacaatagttacgcgcagttataataagctattttttcttgaagaatcttttgtttattacgcacAAGTTAATgaccaaaataattaataagaacaaaagacaaacaactactgcctctgagaaaaaggtgtgaaaattGAGCGTAAGCGTACggttacatctggactgtactgtacttCAGGACTCCCCATCTTAGGCATGGCTCCTCCTGGAAATAAGAGACATGGTATATCCTTTCTGGATATTTGTGGAGCTAGCATGTAAAATATGCTCATCTAATTCGACTTGTTTTCGTTGGTTtgttatttagctagctagcttagctaACGCACCTAATCCAAtgcttagatagatagatatatttTTGTGTATAACGAGCGTTTacatttttagttaaaaataatttagtaaGAAATTGCACACAGACCTCATAAATAGTTATAACAtttactatagctagctatgttttaaatataaagatAACTCTTTTTCAGGTAATAaatacagttaaaaaagagttggTTACAGTTCAAGAATGTCATGTGATCAAATAAACTTCAGTGGAGGTTCACTTAGTGAGGGTTGTGGAAGTTGTTATAACCTTGACAAAGGGAAAACCATAGAATTAGCAGGGCTAGAAAGCCTATGGAAACCGATGGGATTTTCAATAAATCAACAGGAACCAACGATTCAGCCGGAGATTGACACAGTACAAGGAAGGGTTGGTGATAGCAATACTTACTCTTAGGAGTCATGGTATTGATAGTCATAGAGTGGTATTTCCAAGTTAGATGCAGAAAAAAGCAGAATTATACATAGTTATACATAGTTACTAAGTTACATAGTTATACATAGCTAGTTACTAAGATAATTAGCAGACAAAAATCCAGATCTGTTAGCTATACAACAAAGTACATCTGTGACTATCAAAGTAAAGCGCAACAAATCGCACCCCATGggtatttaaatttgttttggaaTGTATTGGCGCGCCATTGTTAAACAATGACGTACGTGGTATTAATACGCATGCCCCAAACAAAGATCACGGAGAGCAAGAAAACAAGAGCGGAatgaaataaaagattttataaATTTCCAATATTTCCATCTAGAATCTATAAAAATGTCGTAcgcatatttatttaaatatattatcATTGGAGATACAGGTAAGTTTATAAAtcttaaattaattttggtTCTTTCATTTACTTTTGGGGGTTTCAGGAAGATTTTAAAGCTGGccttttttaactgttgtttTCAATTCATTTTCATTTTACCTACTTTACTGACGATGGGCTGCAGAAATATTCATATTTATACGcaagtaaaacaaaaatcaaacaGCATAATATGGGTATCAGtgaaaaaagcaacaaaataaATGACTTGCTATTGtttgcaaaagttaaaaagtttgcggTTTTTTGCACATACGCAAGCATTTCTGTAGCAGTTCAGGAGTTGacacaaaaagagaaaaaactacCCATCTGGAAAACAGTTTTCCGTAACGCAGTCATGTTTCCCATATGAGAAACGATTTCCCGAACCTTTTTTGGGGAAACCGTTTCCTAAAAAGGTAATGGTTTCgcgttttaaagaaattaaacgAACGGAAATGGATAAGATAGTAATTAAAGTTTTAATCACGCGAACCTCATTAAAAGAACCCCCAACAATCTTCGAGTGCTCACAGCGTCTAccattacttttttgttttgttttggttttcttAATGGGAAACCGTTACTGGACAAGGCTATTTGGCGTAATGAGGCTAAGATTAGTTTTTTTCCTTCCGTGAAAATTTGTGGGAAATACTCCCTTTCTTTTGGTAAAAAATTTGTAGTGTGCTTCTTAACTAGCTTGTGCGCAGATTCCTTTCTATTTTGGTGGTCTCCCGATTGGGAAACCATTGCTGTATTTGTCACCCGTTAAGTAACAGTAACCCAAATGGGAAACCGTGAAGTTTCCTAAATGGGAAACCGTTTCCTGGATGGGTAGTGATTTCCTTTTTCATGTCAACTCCCAAACTGTgtaggtagaaaatataaacaacaaaccACAGTAATCAAATAAATCCACCCAAAAAGAAATATTCTGgtaaaattagtaaaatttaTGAAGAAACATTAAATTCCAGTTCCTCTTAGATCTTATGCTactcaaaaaatctttaatcttcATTAATAGCCATTTTACCCTCTGTGTGAGTCCAActtttttacctacacaaaatgtttttaaatattgttctcaaaatgaaatcaaaccAAGTACTTCACGTGGAAAGTGGTCTAAAATATCAGTCTATAAAAAAATTGGCTTTCAGTTCTTATATGTAGCATGTACCATACtaattacgtgattatctaaacaaacagcTCTAGCGACAATCTGGCTTCACTCACCGCATTACTTTGTGGTTTTGATTTCTTAAAACAACTGCAAAAAATGTCAGTAACGGATATTTGTACTGAGTTGAGCAGAAAACGAATCAACTGAAACATCCTAACTGCATTATTCATGTCTCAATTTTGCgatgtgtttattttaatgGAAGATACACTGGAAATGTGTAGTTCTAAAGCctattttatgattaaaatgGTTAAAATACTTTCTGTGACCTATCTCAGATGTAGCCGGTGGCAGCTTCAAACATCTAGATATATCTCCATGCAACATTAGGAAAACTTGGTAAGATAATTAACGAGGATCTGTGGAGGATGGCACAGGtcacaataaaaatctttccTAAAAATATTATCCAATCTCTCTTGAAAGTTAGTAGCAAAAGTAAAATCACATAATTTGGATGTTTGTGTAATATACAAAGGGTTTAAGCTCATTCTTTAGGATCCCACCCTTGTTTTATATTGgtaaacttttttctttactaAACAAATACAATTTTCAAGTGAAATATATTAGATGAAACTTTAACTTGTTCACAGCTGGAAAAATATCATTACATTTGAAACATTTTAATTTGCCTGCCTTATATAAATGTACAACCTCAAATCTAACAACCTTATTCTCAAGCCGAAGATATTGTCATTCCAATGTTCAAAAGATTCACTAAACTAAAGCAGCGGcaggccattccttgagacAAGTGTGATCGCACTCGCATGCGCACTCGCCCGCACATTCTTAAAACGACTTACAAGTGCTTTTTATCGCACtggtgaattttttctttttctaaaatattatagagCGATTAAATAGGCTATTATGCCGATTACAtaacattcatttctttgtgactgatttgtttaaaaagtatagagaacattaaagtcggcccctttccttcatgctgacactcttatgctcggctgttgcattacactgagactcgaacgaaagacggaagaccatttggaaccatgccacaagtcagtccgatcttcatcgtcacagagaagagtgtgcacccatgcaagttaaatataaccagaacattgcgagaggttaggtgtcgtgcaccttaatacagctttcggacgaatgttctcgttATGttataccaaagaaaaaacatgttgaataaagtttaaaaaatccttctaaaaggggaaagagaaatcaagaatgtctagaaatatatttaatgccaAAAACATATAGTGAATCTGCCAACAAGTCATCGCGTTCAGCAGTGTTTCAACCTTGCACTTGTGGTTAAtacgttttacaaaattcatttctgtacagcttaaataacatataacgttgcggtaaacaaaaaatagttaagtgtgaatcacacttgcaaaCATTAacatcgcacttgtaaattttgcttacgagtgtgatttttcgcacaccatagcactcataatttttttagcggGTGCCTTTcgtagctctggcatagttttattcaagaaatggcctgcAGGGGCCAGTTTTTGTGTACTCTGCTGGAACATAGAGGATTATTCATGGTTATTTGAATATTTATTGCCGTGATGCGTTGGGTACCAGGTTGTTATCAAGGTACTGCCACGGAGATGGATACTAAGGCTAAAATACAGACCAGAcctaaagaaaatattaattcAATGCAGATTAATGCCATTTATTGTTTTCCTTTTTCGATTATCTGTTAATGCAATATTCCAAACATGTACTAAATTTAATCATATGAATATCAATATTTTCTGAAATATTAagtctttttatctttattgtTGAAACAAGAAACTTTGTGATGTCGTTTCTAATCTATACGATGTCATCAAATTACCATTTTACCTTGAGTTTGTATTAAGACATTCTAGTTTCATTGCCTAAGCATAAGTAGTTTGGAATTTATGCTCTCCTCTCCCCACACTAGACCAACAATGTTAAAAGGGTTAAACATAAGTAAAAATCAAGTAACATTGAAACCACCTTCCTTCAATCTTTCTGAgtgtatttttgatttttattgtAGGTGTTGGAAAATCATGTTTATTGCTACAGTTTACAGACAAAAGATTCCAACCAGTACATGATTTAACAATTGGTAAGTCATGTTAACTTTCTCTTTGCACTTATATATCTTTGTCAGTCGCTGTTGACTAGAGctttatttttctatatatatatatataactgtaCATTCTGTGCAAATATACACTTAAGGCGTTAGAAGTGGAAAGTGAAATGTAgtcagaaatatttttagctgaatgtaaagttgttttgttgatctaaaaaaatcaaatcctTTTGTTCTAAGCCCACTAGGCTTGTACCTGAATATAGGCCTATCGTATTAAAGACGAGTATTTGTTTTAATGCAACCTCCATCTATTTTGCAGGTGTTGAATTTGGTGCACGCATGATCACAATTGATGGAAAGCAAATAAAGTTGCAAATATGGGATACAGTATGTACTTTGTTTTATATACGAAACTAGACatcatttttttaaccaactttaaTCAAATTTAATACTGCGCAAAATTTAAAGACTTTGAACCTTAAAGATACctggtcaaaaattaaaaacctgAAACATGGAAGGAAATGACAAGGTCACAACTTTTTAGGACAGATAGGCAAAAgtgaaaataataaactttACATGTCAGCACTATTTTTACCTTATTAACAAGATCCGAAGAATATATACCTGCAAAATGTGTCATTATGGGTAGCAATAATTTAGTTTCAACAATAGTTTCTACTCCAAATATAATTTAAGGCTGGTCAAGAATCATTCCGTAGCATTACCAGATCATATTACAGAGGAGCAGCTGGTGCTTTATTGGTGTATGACATTACAAGGTATGTGCATAATGTGAGAAGATGAAACTGCTATCTGTACATCATTATATTGCGGGAATTGTTGTGGTTAAAGTGAAACATCCAACGAAAAACACgtacttaaaaaaaaactacatgAAAGGTTTACTATGCCCGATTAAGACAAAATTTCTTACTGCTTCGGTTTTTAGATTACTTGAGTCATTGGGCCATAGCAtaactaattttttatttcaaattttaggaGAGACACATTTAATCACTTGACCACATGGCTTGAAGATGCTCGTCAACATTCCAGCTCAAATATGGTGATTATGTTAATTGGAAACAAAAGGTAAGTccctttttttaaactgaagtgaAGTTTTTCCTCATCTCCAGGCTATTTCCAACATACATATGTTGCACGAGGTTTTGTTAAATACTGATACTTTTTTACTATAGTGATTTGGAAGCAAGACGAGAAGTGAAGAAGGAGGAGGTAAAATATAACATTAACTATAAATACAGtgtgttttgaaatttcaacagAATGAAAACTTGATAGAAAGTAAATTTAGCAGTTGACAGAAAATGTTGTTgggtgttttgattttttgcggATTTTTGTCAAAACTGTCAAATTTTCTTTCCGCAAAAATTTTATTCCATTTATATCGTTAAATAATTTCGATTCATCAGTTTTTATCTTTGTTgtgttttgtgtttgacatGTAAGTACGACATGAAGGGTTTATTGAAAAGATCGATAATGTAGAAAACATTCTGCCAATGCCTGTAGATGCTAGACTCTTCCAGGTTCACTTCTGCacaacatttttaatttctaaaatttattgtttttcatttttaatttattcaagTTCTTTATAATATAGCCGTACTTTGTTTGTTTGCCGGTCAAAAACCGGCTCATGCTAAACCACGTACCAAATTTTTAAGCTCAAGtaacaaatgtgatatataTTCTTGTCAAATTTCCTGAAACAAGCGAACGGGATAACGACTGGTAGCGTATGTTTACCTAAATATTGAGTAATCTCGACCTATATATGCTTATAAACTTTATGCCTTGACCGACAAATGGCCACTATGAGTAACAAGGGAAATTAACCACTTTTATCATTTCAGGGTGAGGCCTTTGCAAGAGAACATGGTTTGATATTTATGGAGACTAGTGCTAAAACAGCTGCTAACGTCGAAGAAGCTTTTATCGGAACGGCAAAAGAAATATACCAAAAGATTCAGGAGGGAGTATTTGACATCAACAATGAGGTATGGTTGCTAATTTTTTTGCGTAGTTACTGACTGAGTTTTTTTCAACTCAGATTTTTGTAGTGAATTGATAGCCTTTGAAGTTTTTTGTGGAAAATTGAGCCGTGGTGTCATCATGTCATTTCTTAATAACGTGTACACAATGTGTAATGACAAAATGTAACCTGGATAGTGTGTTTTTAGGCTAATGGTATCAAACTTGGACCTCAACACTCAGCTTCCAGTCCTTCACCAAATTTGAGTGGCGGTGGTGGCCAAACAGGCGGCGGTTGTTGCTAAATACTAAAAAATTGATAGCTAAATTaaagttatttgaatttttttgtctcGGGAATTGTATAATTGTATTATATATGAGAACATAGTAATAATATTACTGGCGACAAGTAAATTTCAATATACCAATGTGGTAGCAAGGTATTTTAGTACAACTAAAAATGGACGCTTGTTAGCTTAGTTGCTTGCTTACCAAACAAAACGTATgatttcttataatttttttatttatttatttgatatagTGAAGTCATTCTAAAATCAGCGTGAAGAGTCTGTTGTTTAAATactaagaattatttaaaattttaaaaaatactttgtgATCTTTTATTTTCGATTTATGTTCCATCTGAGGCGGAGGGTATTAAATGTTGTAGTAACATCACATATAGCAAATTACACTTCTTATTGtatttttctttgtaataaTTATCTATTATCAAAAATTTGCATGTTATGGCAGTTTCACTTTTCTTTTTGTCTACTACTTACGAAAGAAAaacttaatgtttttatttcgtgaagttaaatttttgaaaaatcggTGTCAGGGTCGATGCAGATATTCTGACAAAGTAACTCAGTAAGGGAAACAAGCaacatttttattgactttcgacTATGTTTACCTTCAggtaataaaaatttgtttcaCCTTGGGGGAAGAAGTCTTTTCCTCGAAGGTGGCACGTAGTAAAATTTGCAATAGTAACTAGCATACAAGTGCTTATTTAAGTGCTTGTACAAGTTTGTAAACTTAAAAAAAGCCTGAATTCAAAACCTCCACtttaaaaattcttgctttATAACCTGATTATCGATTCAGTTTTATatgaaatttttcaattttctttataaaaaagcgtTTACCCATTGGTCTGTAACCATTCCATTTGTTTATTTGCCAGAACAAACGTcgaatttttaaatcatcttaaaaATTCATTCATAATGCGACTTGAATGccccgataactcgaactatTTTCTCGGTCCCGTAGGCGTTCGAGTTATAGGGTATCTACTGTAGTCACTTAACAAAAATTTGGTTACTTTTTCCCGACTTTTTTTCGCGAAAACACAAAAGAATTTTTGCATAGCGTAAGTAATTGTACTTTATGTACTGTTGCAAATTTTGATACGTGGTGTGACGGACCCTATTTTTCTGTCGGAATGTCATGTGGTGCAACTTTCGGTTGCGGGAAAACACACGGACGTTTTACGGAAGCTtagattaaataagaaatacaaGTATCTGAATTAAACTAAAGCAAAACTACACAATGTGACAGGTTTGAAGTAAGAAAACAAGGATTCTACGAAAAATTCTGCCCCTCTTAATAAAAAGGTGACTGCGTGAACGGcgtcattttttcttcttcaagcTACCCTGAAAAATATGGACCTGTAATTAGTTTAAAAGTTTCACGTGACATTTGCCGACCGGGAGAGTAAAGATAGCTCGTAAGAATATAAGTTCCTACATTTTCCGTGAAATGCTCTGATAGAAATttagccacagtacaaaatttgGTCACATTTTATTGCCTAGTTTTTTCTTAAAGATTCGAGTTTAAACAACGTTCTGTTTTCTTTCGTTTTCCCTCCAAAGCAGAAGCCAGTAAAAAGTGAGTCGGTATCGAAAGTATCGATAGCAAGAAGTCCACTAAAAGTTTCGCCGATTAAAAAAGTAGTCGGTCTCGATATACTTCCTGCAAAGAATCGTGCATAGACTTGAATATTCATATATGCTTTAAGCTGAATTTTCACACAGagaacacaacaaaaaaagaaaaaaaaaagaacagaacaGAGAACAGAGGAAATGAATCGTCTAAATGTAGGAAATTCTGActtctaaaatttaatttaatcagACAAAATTTACCAATAAGGTACAATCATATTTTTTCCTTTCCGATACGTTTTGTTGGAGGAAATTCAACTTCATAACAATATAAAGCTGGTGTACATGTGTCAATTTCATTCACACACAACAAGAAATTGtgtacattttttgtttttgattataCGGCGCGCAATTAAATTTAGCGGGAAAATATTCGAAATATAAATTCGAAGTTCTGTTGGCTGATATGGAAAGCGAAGATGCACAACAAAATAGTTATGTTTACCAAATTTTTGCTGAAACGACACTATACTTTGAATTGGCAGCAAAAGAAGTTGAACACAATGATGGCAATAcagactttttaactttttttaacgaAAAATTGAAAACTTGTTGGATAAAGCTTCAGTGCTTAGCCGACTATAACACAAAACTAAACACGCATCAAAAAGCAGCGTTACAACAACTACTCAAAAACATTGAAATCTTACTTGAGAAAAGCAATACCGATGATAATTCATCAAATAAAAATGGAGGAATATCTTGTACGAATGAAAGAACTGATGCTATCGCTGGAACAATTTTAAAGCCTGGTGTGAtaacttttaaagaaattgcAGGTTTAGACGATGCAATAACTTTATTAAAGGAAGCCCTGGTACTACCACTTCAGTATCCTCATCTTTTTGTGGGAAAGCGAAAGCCTTGGAGGAGTATATTGTTATACGGACCACCAGGTACAATATTTTTTCTAGGgcgataattttttatttttttgttttcttttaatcaAATTCCAATCTGCTGGATGGAATTTTATGCTTTCCTGACATATTGTATTTAGCTATCCCAAAAACCTTACAATGGCTATTAGTTGTCACATTTTTATTGGTTATACAGGACAGAAATAACATTGCATTAAAACCATTTTTTCAACTAACGAATAAAAACAACTCCGCAGTTATTTTACACTAGAGAAAAATTACTCCTGGGAGTTATTGTTTTATAGGAAATATCAACTCCCAGCATATTTTACCTTTTACTCAAGATTTCCTTCCACCCTCGCCGTTTATTGGTTTGAgaggtaaaaatttaaaatatagacAATATAAAATTTGagatgataaaaaaaaacataaacgctaaatttcaaaatttttgttaaacggCTATTTCCCAATTGAAATATATCCCGAATTTCCCAATTTATTAGAGGAGCTAAATATGGGGCTTATAGCATTTAATGCAAGTTGTGAAGGAATAAGATTTCGATAACATTTAAGACCACCTTGATGAAATTCCCATTGTAAATTTAGCGGGctttattttacatttctggATTACACCCTGCCTTATGACTGGGGGAGTTGGAATTTCAGGAAGTCAAAATACACTGCGCTACATCAGTGTGAATTAAAGgagataaacaaaaaatatctttaattttatttatcttaatttttataacaaTTCTTTTTCGCGCATACCTTAAGTTGATTAATTTCCGCAAAGAATTATTTTCGCAAGGtcaaaaaaaatgcatttcgtgaagattaattttcgcaaatgagttaatttaaaatatttgcctAAGACTAATTTTCCCGAATCAGTATATTTCACAAAGATTCCTTTTTTTGCGAATTGACCATTGTTAGATTTTTTGCAAATTGTTTTTACCTAATTTTGCGCGGAATAATTTTCAACTTAAGATATTAATTTTCTCATAGGAATACTTTCTTTAGGCATAATGTCTCACAATTATTATAAAtagggtatttttttctttctagtaTTTTGTTTATCATAGCAATCATTGCGTTAATGTCAGGGCAGGCACAAACCCGTCAAATGTCGACTTTTATTGTTTAACGAATTGTTTGTTTAGGATTTTTAATAAACGGATACTAAGCAGTGTTGTTGTAATGTGAAATACAAAACCTCAGGTTAAAAGTACAGATCAAGCTGTGTTCTTGAccgagaaaaagaaaaaaacgaatgTTTGTcgttcatttttaaattttgtaagttTACAAAACAAATTCGAATTATCGTTTATATATATgaattaaaatgaaaatatgGGTGAGcacctttttttattcttcttgtGTGCTATGgaaatctgttttttttatttacgctTTTTTTGGTACGATTTTGATATTGGCTTCTCAAACCGGTTAGTGAGTCTCCATGCAAAGCCCTGCTTTAATCAGCTGTAAATTAATCAAATCATGAGATTTTTTATACtaactgttttttttgtatCAGTTAGGTAATAACATTCGAGTAAGAGGGAAAAATTACTTTGATGAATGTTggatgaagtttgatcgccATGAAACATTTTAGCGTATGGaggcatcctcgtccccagatttttttgctattttgatatGAAAAAGACGGCGAAAACCCTGAGGACGAGGGTGCATACGAAGGGTAATCTAAAGTTCTACGCTAAAGCCGCAGAACAATAATTTCCATCTAACTATTTTCCACAAACACGGTTTTAGATTATTTTGTGGGTAAACTCGATACTTGCTATTTTGGGTATGCGCTATCTAGAACACATAACTATTTTGAACTAAAGTCCGTTTACTTTGGCAGTTACTCTCAGACACCTTGTAAATCTTATTGCACTCGGCGGTTACCATTGTCAACAATCAATGTTTCAACCAAGGAAGTAATTATGATGACCCAAGACACCACCacgtaaaactaaaaaaattaatacttaataaaaaatttaactacAGTTAACTCTCAGTACTTGAAATTCTAAGAGACCGAGAAAAATAGTTTGACTTAACGAATGCTCGAGTTAAACAAAGCTTCTGTTAAGTCGAATTTAGTTTAAAATGAGATTTTATTCCGAGTTAAAGTGGTATGTTCAAGAGGTGAGGCAACAGTTACCGTGAAAAGGTGCAATCTTGGCAATAAAAAAGGCTTAAAAGCTCtttgtaaattaaattttttgtgacGGACAACATTATCTATCTATATTACTTCAGGAGttaatacaaacaaaaacaaaattaaaatctgACATTTTTCTAGGCTTTGATGTCCTTTTCTTGAGTAAAAAAACCGAAGAAATTAACCGTCAGTGAGGACGAAAATTGGGTCGAGTTAACGAATGTTCTAGTTATCCGAGGTTTGAGTTAACCGAAGTCTTTTATAAGGAAGTATTATATGAACGAAAGTTCAAGGGACTCAAGAACATAGTTCAAGAtaataaaagttcgagttatccggtGTTAGGTGTTACCGGGAACTAACTGcatgattaaaaataaaaattatttgcgaaATTTTTCGTTTCTTCGTATTTTATATTTACGTCACCAACTAAGCTGTTTCATCGATGACAGCTGAAACTTAAGCATAGGTATTTTGGTGAGCATCAACAGAAGCAACAGCTATAACACAAATTGTCAGTACTATTCCCATATAGCAAAAGCTGTGCCGAAGGTA encodes:
- the LOC130614180 gene encoding ras-related protein Rab-2; this encodes MSYAYLFKYIIIGDTGVGKSCLLLQFTDKRFQPVHDLTIGVEFGARMITIDGKQIKLQIWDTAGQESFRSITRSYYRGAAGALLVYDITRRDTFNHLTTWLEDARQHSSSNMVIMLIGNKSDLEARREVKKEEGEAFAREHGLIFMETSAKTAANVEEAFIGTAKEIYQKIQEGVFDINNEANGIKLGPQHSASSPSPNLSGGGGQTGGGCC